The Nitrospiria bacterium region ATCGGGATGATCCGTTTGCCGGATGTTTTTACCCGATCCCACGCCCTAAGCATCACCGATACCCTGGGTATCGGCCTTGTGCTATCCGGACTAGCCCTTTATCAAGGATTCACCGACAGCGCGTTGAAAACGGTCCTCATCCTAATCCTGTTGTATCATCTAAATCCCGTCATTTCTCATGCTACCGTGAGGGCCGCATTGAGATCCGGCCTTAAACCGTGGACCCGGGAGAATCCCAAACAGGTTCCTCAAGAAAAAGAGGAGAAAAAATGTATTTAACGGTCGCCATCCCCCTATTGATTTTACTGGTTCTCACCGCCGCAGGAGCCATTTTTGTGAAAGATTTGATAGGTTCGGTTTTTATCCTGAGTTCCTACAGTTTTTTCCTTGCCCTTCTTTGGGCCTGGCAAGGAGCGGTGGATGTGGCATTCACTGAAGCCGTAGTGGGGGTGGGGTTGTCCACCATTTTTCTTCTACTTACTTTATTTTTGACCGGTTCCGACATCAGCCAAACCCGGTACTATCGTTCCTCCTGGATG contains the following coding sequences:
- the mnhG gene encoding monovalent cation/H(+) antiporter subunit G — translated: MSVLVVVLILTGLFFLIVAAIGMIRLPDVFTRSHALSITDTLGIGLVLSGLALYQGFTDSALKTVLILILLYHLNPVISHATVRAALRSGLKPWTRENPKQVPQEKEEKKCI
- a CDS encoding DUF4040 domain-containing protein — its product is MYLTVAIPLLILLVLTAAGAIFVKDLIGSVFILSSYSFFLALLWAWQGAVDVAFTEAVVGVGLSTIFLLLTLFLTGSDISQTRYYRSSWMVLVGLVGLGFIMVFGAQDLPRVGNPASPANTHISPAYLRQSLKETQTPNVVTSVLMDYRSMDTLIETTVIFTAGIATSLLLRRKPE